The following proteins are encoded in a genomic region of Sorangiineae bacterium MSr12523:
- a CDS encoding serine hydrolase, whose amino-acid sequence MSPGFFVANALRGAVLLGLALVAMPFLRGASAATRRLVLALALGGVLLVPIVSSITPSWHVEAPASVLRGVVIVDPAPVDDPTPVVAAGDAPPVAVHREGARFDVARALACVWALGALLVLVRLGVGLVRTRAIVRRAAESAAWSRTMARAQASMGVRAAVRVTEELDAPAVTGLFAPVVLVPGGSEQWSEERRHAVLLHELAHVRQRDCLVHAMAQLACAVHWFDPLVWMAVRRLRVERELAADDAVLVAGARASAYAEDLLAIAGAGASRAAPSFALGMAERSQLVARVTAIVAAARARRPPSRFRAGILAGGVAVSVVAVAAAAPAEPAPSSLDPSLQAIADEELDRAMAEWHAQGGTVLALDPSTGEILANASRSARSSYVPGSTFKAITLAAALEEGALSPDERIDCARHDGGIYDGDSNGVLSIPEMLAVSSNIGIAKIYDRIGPDHFDRWLRAFHFDAPARIERGPAMGVGGAGTATPLQLAAAYATLANDGVYIAPTSTRRKGPVPRERVVRPETAHTVLSLLQRAVNHPRATSKLARIDGVPMAGKTGTSVWSLPDGTEAFYASFVGVVPADAPRAVILVGIEQARQGESGGKVAAPVFARVASRWLRGAR is encoded by the coding sequence GTGTCGCCCGGATTTTTCGTGGCGAATGCGCTTCGTGGGGCGGTGCTGCTCGGCCTCGCGCTCGTGGCCATGCCGTTCTTGCGCGGTGCGAGCGCGGCCACGCGCCGGCTGGTGCTCGCGCTTGCCCTCGGCGGCGTGTTGCTCGTTCCCATCGTGTCGTCGATCACGCCTTCGTGGCACGTGGAGGCGCCGGCCTCGGTCCTCCGCGGCGTCGTGATCGTGGATCCCGCGCCGGTCGATGACCCAACCCCTGTCGTTGCGGCGGGCGATGCGCCGCCTGTCGCAGTTCATCGCGAGGGCGCACGCTTCGACGTCGCGCGCGCGCTTGCTTGTGTGTGGGCCCTGGGGGCGCTGCTCGTGCTCGTGCGTCTCGGTGTCGGGCTCGTGCGAACGCGGGCGATCGTGCGGCGGGCCGCGGAGTCCGCCGCATGGTCGCGCACCATGGCGCGCGCGCAGGCCAGCATGGGCGTCCGTGCGGCGGTGCGCGTGACCGAGGAACTCGATGCGCCGGCGGTCACGGGCCTGTTCGCACCCGTGGTGCTCGTTCCCGGTGGTTCGGAGCAATGGAGCGAGGAACGCCGGCACGCGGTGCTGTTGCACGAGCTTGCGCACGTCCGCCAGCGTGATTGCCTGGTGCATGCCATGGCGCAGCTCGCGTGTGCCGTGCATTGGTTCGATCCGCTGGTCTGGATGGCCGTGAGGCGCCTCCGTGTGGAACGCGAGCTCGCGGCCGACGATGCGGTGCTCGTCGCGGGGGCACGCGCCTCGGCCTATGCGGAGGATCTGCTCGCGATCGCGGGTGCCGGTGCATCGCGCGCCGCGCCCTCGTTTGCGTTGGGAATGGCGGAGCGCTCCCAGCTCGTCGCCCGCGTGACCGCCATCGTTGCCGCGGCCCGCGCCCGCCGCCCGCCGTCGCGTTTCCGTGCGGGCATTCTCGCCGGCGGCGTGGCTGTGAGCGTCGTCGCCGTCGCGGCCGCAGCGCCTGCGGAGCCTGCGCCATCGAGCCTCGACCCTTCGCTGCAGGCCATCGCCGACGAGGAGCTCGATCGCGCGATGGCCGAATGGCACGCCCAGGGCGGCACCGTCCTGGCGCTCGACCCATCGACCGGGGAAATCCTGGCCAACGCCAGCCGCTCGGCGCGAAGCAGCTACGTCCCCGGCTCGACCTTCAAGGCGATCACCTTGGCCGCCGCGCTCGAGGAAGGCGCGCTTTCCCCCGACGAGCGCATCGACTGCGCGCGCCACGACGGCGGCATCTACGATGGCGACTCCAACGGCGTGCTCAGCATCCCCGAGATGCTCGCCGTCTCCTCGAACATCGGCATAGCCAAGATCTACGACCGCATCGGCCCGGACCATTTCGACCGATGGCTGCGCGCCTTCCATTTCGATGCGCCTGCACGCATCGAACGCGGTCCGGCCATGGGCGTCGGCGGGGCAGGCACGGCGACCCCGCTGCAGCTCGCCGCCGCCTACGCCACCTTGGCCAACGACGGCGTGTACATCGCGCCCACGTCCACCCGGCGCAAGGGACCTGTCCCGCGTGAACGCGTCGTGCGCCCCGAGACGGCCCACACCGTTCTCTCTCTGCTTCAGCGAGCGGTGAACCACCCGCGCGCCACGAGCAAGCTTGCACGCATCGACGGCGTCCCCATGGCCGGAAAGACGGGGACCTCCGTGTGGTCACTCCCCGACGGCACCGAGGCCTTCTACGCGAGCTTCGTCGGCGTCGTCCCCGCCGATGCCCCGCGCGCCGTCATCCTCGTCGGCATCGAGCAAGCGCGCCAAGGCGAAAGCGGCGGCAAAGTCGCTGCGCCCGTTTTCGCCCGCGTCGCCTCGCGCTGGTTACGAGGGGCGCGCTAG
- the bfr gene encoding bacterioferritin yields MKGDSKIIDLLNEILTGELTTVNQYFLHARMCENWGYQRLNEKIYKESIDEMKHADKLIKRILFLEGLPNVQRLGKVNIGQTPVEILKNDLAAEMTAIPLLNRVIQICRDTGDNGTEDLVKDILVSEEEHVDWLESQLELVKQLGEAHYLAQQIKE; encoded by the coding sequence ATGAAAGGCGATTCGAAAATCATCGACCTCTTGAACGAGATCCTCACCGGCGAGCTGACGACCGTTAACCAGTATTTCTTGCACGCGCGCATGTGCGAGAACTGGGGTTACCAGCGGCTCAACGAGAAGATTTACAAAGAGTCGATCGATGAGATGAAGCACGCCGACAAACTGATCAAACGGATCTTGTTTCTCGAGGGTCTTCCCAACGTGCAACGCCTCGGCAAAGTGAACATCGGCCAGACGCCCGTCGAGATCTTGAAGAACGATCTCGCCGCGGAGATGACGGCCATTCCGCTGCTCAATCGCGTCATCCAAATCTGCCGCGACACCGGCGACAATGGCACCGAAGATCTCGTGAAGGACATCCTCGTGAGCGAGGAGGAGCACGTCGACTGGCTCGAGTCGCAACTCGAGCTGGT
- a CDS encoding polymer-forming cytoskeletal protein translates to MDSSLPATEITALLGRGTQFEGKLAFEGRVRIDGVFKGEIKSEDTLVIGEGAEVHAEVDVATVIVRGGQVHGNIRAKHAIEIHAPGKVIGNIHSPSVFIDRGVEFQGSCRMDPVDSKPATATAPAAKPAGATRSSQQTA, encoded by the coding sequence ATGGATTCGTCCCTACCCGCCACCGAAATTACGGCACTCCTTGGGCGCGGCACCCAGTTCGAAGGAAAGCTCGCCTTCGAGGGGCGCGTGCGCATCGACGGCGTCTTCAAGGGGGAGATCAAGAGCGAGGATACGTTGGTCATCGGAGAAGGGGCCGAGGTCCACGCCGAAGTCGACGTCGCCACGGTCATCGTCCGCGGCGGGCAGGTGCACGGTAACATCCGCGCGAAGCACGCCATCGAGATTCATGCGCCGGGCAAGGTGATTGGCAACATTCACTCCCCCTCGGTGTTCATCGACCGCGGCGTCGAGTTCCAGGGCAGCTGCCGCATGGATCCCGTGGACAGCAAGCCCGCCACCGCCACCGCCCCCGCCGCGAAGCCCGCCGGGGCTACGCGCTCCAGCCAGCAAACAGCGTGA
- a CDS encoding NUDIX domain-containing protein, translated as MGRIIDKVAWIRLKNGRILSTRSHGKDVYYLPGGKREPGESDQDTLVREIKEELTADIVRESATHVGTFEAQAHGHPEGTLVRMTCYTADYSGNLAASSEIAEVAWLTYADRPRVSPVDRIIFDHLQATGQLA; from the coding sequence GTGGGTCGCATCATCGACAAAGTCGCATGGATTCGCTTGAAAAATGGGCGCATTTTGAGCACGCGCTCGCATGGCAAGGACGTGTATTACCTGCCGGGCGGCAAGCGCGAGCCGGGCGAAAGCGACCAAGATACGCTGGTGCGCGAGATCAAAGAGGAGCTCACGGCCGACATCGTCCGCGAAAGCGCAACGCACGTCGGCACCTTCGAGGCGCAGGCCCACGGCCACCCCGAGGGCACGCTCGTCCGCATGACGTGCTACACGGCCGACTACAGCGGCAACCTAGCCGCGAGCAGCGAAATTGCGGAGGTCGCGTGGCTCACGTACGCCGATCGCCCGCGCGTCTCGCCGGTGGATCGCATCATCTTCGACCACCTCCAAGCCACCGGCCAACTCGCGTAA
- the raiA gene encoding ribosome-associated translation inhibitor RaiA — MNIAITFRHMESTKAVKAYAEEKIAKLQRFLRHPLKVQVVLSTQHRAHVAEVDLHAGAEHFHATETTEDMYASIDKVSDKLEAQIRSCKDQKKGQERASDHLIPDAGGED; from the coding sequence ATGAACATTGCCATCACCTTCCGGCACATGGAGTCGACCAAAGCAGTCAAGGCCTACGCGGAGGAGAAGATCGCCAAACTGCAAAGGTTCCTTAGACACCCGCTGAAAGTACAGGTCGTCCTGAGCACGCAGCATCGTGCTCACGTCGCCGAAGTCGACCTCCATGCCGGGGCCGAACATTTCCACGCCACGGAGACCACCGAGGACATGTACGCCTCGATTGACAAGGTGTCGGATAAACTAGAGGCCCAGATTCGCAGTTGTAAGGATCAGAAGAAGGGGCAAGAGCGCGCGTCCGATCATTTGATTCCCGACGCGGGCGGCGAGGACTAA
- a CDS encoding BlaI/MecI/CopY family transcriptional regulator, translating to MAKTPEKSLTRREREIMDIIYRRGRATAQEVLDELPDPPSYSAVRALLRLLEERGHVKHAQEGQKYVYAPSVARSDARKSALAHVVKTFFAGSVDQAVATLVESSQAKLSRAELDRLSEIIDRAKKEGR from the coding sequence ATGGCGAAGACCCCGGAGAAAAGCCTCACGCGTCGCGAGCGGGAGATCATGGACATCATCTACCGGCGCGGGCGGGCCACCGCGCAGGAAGTGCTGGATGAACTTCCCGATCCGCCGAGCTACTCCGCGGTGCGCGCGCTGCTGCGTCTGCTCGAGGAGCGCGGGCACGTCAAGCACGCGCAGGAAGGGCAAAAGTACGTCTATGCGCCGTCGGTCGCGCGGAGCGATGCGCGAAAAAGCGCGCTCGCCCACGTGGTGAAGACGTTCTTTGCCGGGTCCGTTGATCAAGCGGTGGCGACTCTGGTGGAATCTTCGCAGGCGAAACTTTCGCGCGCCGAGCTCGATCGGCTGTCCGAGATCATCGACCGCGCCAAGAAAGAGGGGCGCTGA
- the rpoN gene encoding RNA polymerase factor sigma-54: protein MEIKQQLKLSQQLVMTPQLQQAIRLLQLSRLELIDEIRKELDANPVLADDDIDPRARGAEGIGSDPASGGLQTDERVERLEGLERLKNTDPQQLQTEKKTQDIDWEQLLENRTLQQALPANRGGFDDLPPIEQNLTKPQSLVDHLRWQLQMSDFTEAERRFAELVLGNLDDNGLLDLKGTEREGGEKTPDLTIEELADESGLDPEDAPEVLRMMQEWDPVGSCSRDLRECLRVQAEVFGYEDLELQIIDKHLHNLEKHNYQAIARDLKVPVEEIYEAVKEIQKLESRPARNFSETDERTIGITPDVYVIKDSDRFVVTDNDRGVQRLYINETLTKRLLKDPGAKEFIGEKLRNAQWLIRAIEQRRKTIIRVTECIVEKQREFFERGVQFLKPMILRDVADAVGMHESTISRVTTNKYVHTPQGLFELKYFFNSSIRRMAEEDIASESVKQAIKKIIEGEDKSNPLSDQAIVEILASQNGIQIARRTVAKYREMLGILASSKRKKLF from the coding sequence ATGGAAATAAAGCAACAGCTCAAACTGAGTCAGCAGCTCGTGATGACCCCGCAGTTGCAGCAGGCGATTCGCCTCTTGCAACTGTCGCGCCTCGAGCTGATTGACGAAATCCGAAAAGAGCTCGATGCCAATCCGGTCCTGGCCGACGACGACATCGACCCTCGGGCACGTGGCGCGGAAGGGATCGGCAGTGATCCTGCGAGCGGCGGGCTTCAGACCGACGAACGGGTCGAGCGCCTCGAAGGCCTCGAGAGACTGAAGAACACAGACCCACAGCAGCTCCAGACGGAGAAGAAAACCCAGGATATCGACTGGGAGCAGCTCCTGGAGAATCGCACCCTGCAGCAGGCCCTCCCCGCGAACCGCGGTGGCTTCGACGACCTGCCGCCCATCGAGCAAAACCTCACGAAGCCGCAGTCGCTGGTCGATCATCTGCGCTGGCAGCTTCAGATGAGCGACTTCACCGAGGCCGAGCGGCGATTTGCCGAGCTCGTGCTCGGAAATCTCGACGATAACGGCCTTCTCGACCTGAAGGGAACCGAGCGCGAGGGCGGCGAGAAGACGCCGGATCTCACGATCGAGGAGCTGGCCGACGAGTCCGGGCTCGACCCGGAGGACGCGCCCGAGGTCCTGCGCATGATGCAGGAGTGGGATCCGGTCGGATCCTGCTCGCGTGACCTACGCGAGTGTCTGCGGGTCCAGGCCGAGGTCTTCGGCTACGAGGACCTGGAACTCCAAATCATCGATAAGCACCTTCATAACCTGGAGAAACACAATTATCAGGCCATCGCTCGAGACCTGAAGGTGCCGGTCGAGGAGATTTACGAGGCTGTCAAAGAGATTCAAAAGCTGGAGAGCCGCCCCGCGCGCAACTTCAGCGAAACCGACGAGCGCACCATCGGCATCACGCCGGACGTGTACGTCATCAAGGACAGCGACCGATTCGTGGTCACCGACAACGACCGCGGCGTACAGCGTCTCTATATCAATGAAACCTTGACGAAGCGGCTCCTGAAGGACCCCGGCGCCAAGGAATTCATTGGGGAAAAGCTACGCAACGCCCAGTGGCTCATTCGCGCCATCGAGCAGCGTAGGAAGACGATCATCCGCGTCACGGAATGCATCGTGGAGAAGCAGCGCGAGTTCTTCGAGCGCGGGGTGCAGTTCCTCAAGCCGATGATCCTGCGTGACGTGGCCGATGCGGTCGGCATGCACGAGTCGACCATCAGTCGCGTCACGACCAACAAGTACGTTCACACGCCGCAAGGCTTGTTCGAGCTCAAGTATTTCTTCAACTCGTCCATCCGACGCATGGCCGAGGAAGACATCGCCTCGGAAAGCGTGAAGCAGGCGATCAAGAAGATCATCGAGGGCGAGGACAAGTCGAATCCGCTCTCCGATCAGGCCATCGTCGAGATCCTCGCGTCACAAAATGGCATCCAAATTGCTCGACGCACCGTGGCAAAGTACCGCGAGATGCTGGGGATTCTCGCGTCGAGCAAACGGAAGAAGCTGTTCTAG
- a CDS encoding AAA family ATPase, translating to MRLLRLDLERFRHFREKKLSLAGEGKGRHLTIVYGPNEAGKTTVLSAIRCFLFGFRDKSPELVLDFEQSDLRVGALVELDNGRRYEASRTKGRKQTLFGRSLEGGEEFDEEWFHHRLDRPSRAVFENVFGFSLDMLARGAESLKEHEVRSAIYGAGFGGNVDLEKVLSDLRKERESLFKESGRNPRINQLARVLDERRRAIRAATTPGEEHRRVTEQLREQKTLAQSTYAEESARRTEVERTRAVMMAIEPYRALREAEAELEALSCPSGFTAESGRAYEKLVAVRERVREELRSVEERTRETGERLSAWRDDPAALAAADAIDALAGDLGAYKKLLTERPKNAENVERLGRRTQERLREMHPSWDLAALRAMRFDAMAKSDFFDAAADHERLRTERERWTEREQELEALDRQREQHRRKLEAPLSTFESLDPATMVVPPVDEVSRFEVRFAACERELGMRRERRADLKGQLGTHEQELSAIESAGHAPAARDLESARARREIGWRIVERALVLGAGAMDEDVKRYGEGEPLARAYERAVAVADDVADRMRLHADAVQKRALHEAMAARLGEQVRELEREIAKFEETEKETRREWLALWARSGIEPMSPPSMRRWLEDRLAYVEMSITCAEERAKWRRDGERLERDERAWRARFAQLASGMGLSPDLGVTRTRKIVEDLAELRRTFLSEEQHLEDAAQRIARETEAYEERVRLLGSVLEASISEPVRSVERWQGRLLAAREAVRMREELERGRKADEQRAEQARARLEATEKEILQYRALAGQGDDEGVRRVAELALRIDELVRAAEEQRRVLRRAGARWGQDAFLAEVAEAAPELLEHRIHALEQEADALRERARGIDQEVGKLTEGLARLDGGSRAADEQAAAEADRAALAEDVERYAVLTFAEEILHGSIRRFEREHQPELLLRASEAFARMTRGRYQRIERRLDGSLLVERDDGRTVHPDALSTGTREQLFIALRLAYVESYSKSAESLPMVLDDVLVNFDEERTRGALEALSAFAERTQVLLFTCHARLVDLVRDVVPDAHHASVPT from the coding sequence ATGCGTCTCCTGCGGCTCGACCTCGAGCGGTTCCGGCACTTCCGCGAGAAGAAGCTTTCGCTCGCGGGCGAGGGCAAGGGCCGCCATCTGACCATCGTCTACGGGCCGAACGAGGCGGGGAAGACGACGGTGCTTTCGGCGATCCGCTGCTTTCTCTTCGGCTTCCGCGACAAGAGCCCCGAGCTGGTGCTGGATTTCGAGCAGAGCGATTTGCGCGTGGGCGCGCTGGTGGAGCTCGACAATGGCCGGCGCTACGAGGCTTCGCGGACCAAGGGACGCAAGCAGACGCTCTTCGGGCGCAGCCTGGAGGGCGGCGAGGAGTTCGACGAGGAGTGGTTTCATCACCGACTCGATCGGCCGAGCCGCGCCGTGTTCGAGAACGTGTTCGGCTTCTCGCTGGACATGCTGGCGCGCGGCGCCGAGTCGCTGAAAGAGCACGAGGTGCGCAGCGCTATTTACGGTGCAGGTTTCGGCGGCAATGTGGACCTGGAGAAGGTGCTGAGCGATCTACGCAAGGAGCGCGAGTCGCTGTTCAAGGAGAGCGGGCGCAATCCGCGGATCAATCAGCTGGCGCGCGTGCTCGACGAGCGGCGTCGCGCGATTCGCGCGGCCACGACGCCGGGCGAGGAGCACCGACGGGTCACCGAACAGCTGCGCGAGCAGAAGACGCTGGCGCAGAGCACCTACGCCGAGGAATCTGCGCGGCGCACGGAGGTGGAGCGCACCCGCGCGGTGATGATGGCCATCGAGCCCTATCGCGCGCTGCGGGAGGCCGAGGCGGAGCTCGAGGCGCTGTCGTGCCCGAGCGGCTTCACGGCGGAGAGCGGGCGCGCGTACGAGAAGCTGGTCGCGGTGCGCGAACGCGTGCGCGAGGAGTTGCGCTCGGTGGAGGAGCGGACGCGCGAGACGGGCGAGCGTCTGTCCGCATGGCGCGACGATCCGGCGGCGCTCGCGGCTGCCGATGCGATCGATGCGTTGGCAGGCGACTTGGGCGCGTACAAGAAGTTGCTGACGGAGCGGCCGAAGAACGCGGAAAACGTGGAGCGTCTCGGGCGCCGCACGCAGGAGCGCCTTCGCGAGATGCACCCGTCGTGGGACTTGGCCGCGCTTCGTGCGATGCGGTTCGATGCCATGGCCAAGAGCGACTTTTTCGATGCAGCGGCCGATCACGAGCGGCTGCGCACGGAGCGCGAACGGTGGACGGAGCGCGAGCAGGAGCTGGAGGCGCTCGACCGGCAGCGCGAGCAGCACCGGCGAAAGCTGGAGGCGCCGCTGTCGACGTTCGAGTCGCTCGATCCTGCCACGATGGTCGTGCCGCCGGTGGACGAGGTGTCGCGATTCGAGGTGCGCTTCGCCGCATGCGAACGCGAGCTCGGCATGCGGCGGGAGCGGCGCGCGGATCTCAAGGGGCAGCTCGGCACGCACGAGCAGGAGCTCTCGGCCATCGAGTCGGCCGGGCATGCGCCGGCGGCGCGCGATCTGGAGTCGGCGCGTGCGCGCAGGGAAATCGGTTGGCGCATCGTGGAGCGGGCGCTCGTGTTGGGGGCGGGCGCGATGGATGAAGACGTGAAGCGCTACGGCGAAGGCGAGCCTTTGGCCCGCGCCTACGAGCGCGCGGTGGCGGTGGCGGACGACGTGGCCGATCGCATGCGGCTGCACGCCGACGCCGTGCAAAAGCGCGCGCTGCACGAGGCGATGGCCGCGCGGCTCGGCGAGCAGGTGCGCGAGCTGGAACGCGAGATCGCGAAGTTCGAGGAGACGGAGAAGGAGACGCGGCGCGAGTGGCTCGCGCTGTGGGCGCGCTCGGGCATCGAGCCCATGAGCCCACCTTCGATGCGGCGCTGGCTCGAGGACCGGCTGGCGTACGTGGAGATGTCCATCACGTGTGCCGAAGAGCGCGCGAAGTGGCGGCGCGACGGCGAGCGCCTCGAACGCGACGAACGCGCGTGGCGTGCGCGCTTTGCGCAGCTTGCCTCGGGCATGGGCCTGTCGCCCGATCTGGGGGTGACGCGGACGCGCAAAATCGTGGAGGATCTCGCGGAGTTGCGTCGGACGTTCCTGAGCGAGGAGCAACACTTGGAGGATGCGGCGCAACGCATCGCGCGCGAGACCGAGGCCTACGAGGAACGCGTGCGCCTTCTGGGGAGCGTGCTCGAGGCGAGCATCTCCGAACCCGTGCGCAGCGTGGAGCGATGGCAAGGGCGCCTTTTGGCCGCGCGCGAAGCGGTGCGCATGCGCGAAGAACTGGAACGCGGGCGCAAGGCGGACGAGCAGCGTGCCGAGCAAGCGAGGGCGCGCCTCGAGGCGACCGAAAAAGAGATCCTGCAATACCGCGCGCTGGCGGGGCAGGGGGATGACGAGGGCGTGCGCCGTGTGGCCGAGCTGGCGCTGCGCATCGACGAGCTCGTGCGCGCGGCCGAGGAGCAGCGGCGTGTCCTTCGTCGCGCCGGCGCGCGCTGGGGACAGGACGCCTTTCTGGCGGAGGTGGCCGAGGCCGCGCCGGAGTTGCTCGAGCATCGCATCCATGCGCTGGAGCAGGAGGCCGACGCGTTGCGCGAGCGTGCGCGCGGCATCGATCAAGAGGTGGGAAAGCTCACCGAGGGCCTCGCACGGCTCGATGGTGGTTCGCGCGCCGCCGACGAACAAGCCGCCGCGGAGGCGGATCGCGCGGCCCTGGCGGAGGACGTGGAACGCTACGCGGTGCTCACGTTCGCCGAGGAAATCCTGCATGGAAGCATCCGCCGCTTCGAGCGCGAGCACCAGCCCGAGCTTTTGCTCCGTGCCTCGGAGGCCTTTGCCCGCATGACCCGCGGCCGCTACCAGCGCATCGAGCGGCGACTCGATGGCTCGCTCTTGGTGGAGCGCGACGACGGCCGCACGGTGCATCCCGACGCGCTGTCGACGGGTACGCGCGAGCAGCTCTTCATCGCACTGCGCCTGGCGTACGTGGAGAGCTACTCCAAGAGCGCGGAGTCTCTGCCCATGGTGCTCGACGACGTGCTCGTCAATTTCGACGAGGAGCGCACCCGCGGTGCGTTGGAAGCGCTTTCCGCGTTCGCCGAGCGCACGCAAGTGCTGCTATTTACATGTCATGCGCGCCTCGTCGATCTGGTGCGCGACGTCGTTCCCGATGCCCATCACGCCTCCGTCCCAACTTAG
- a CDS encoding DNA-3-methyladenine glycosylase — protein sequence MRASSIWCATSFPMPITPPSQLSYETRLGADFFARDALVVARELLGTVLVHQLDGEVRAVRIVETEAYRGPTDLACHARVGLTKRTRTLYGPPGHAYVYLIYGMYDCFNVVCFGEGKGHAVLVRAGEPLSGIPEVARTDGPGRMTRALGITRAHDGFNLRESSLFLAPRTPHLGRPKMTTTARVGVAYSGTWAEKPWRFFETGSRHVSRPSPRQIGLGS from the coding sequence ATGCGCGCCTCGTCGATCTGGTGCGCGACGTCGTTCCCGATGCCCATCACGCCTCCGTCCCAACTTAGCTACGAGACGCGCCTCGGCGCGGACTTCTTCGCGCGCGACGCGCTGGTGGTGGCCCGCGAGCTGCTCGGCACCGTGCTCGTGCACCAGCTCGATGGCGAGGTGCGCGCCGTGCGCATCGTCGAAACCGAGGCTTACCGTGGCCCGACGGATCTCGCCTGCCACGCGCGCGTCGGCCTCACCAAGCGAACGCGCACCCTCTACGGTCCACCCGGGCATGCGTACGTCTATTTGATCTACGGCATGTACGACTGCTTCAACGTCGTCTGCTTCGGCGAAGGAAAAGGCCACGCCGTGCTGGTGCGGGCGGGCGAGCCCCTTTCGGGCATCCCCGAGGTCGCCCGCACCGATGGCCCCGGCCGCATGACCCGCGCCCTCGGCATCACCCGCGCCCACGATGGTTTCAACCTGCGCGAGAGCTCCCTATTCCTCGCCCCACGCACACCGCACCTAGGCCGCCCCAAAATGACCACGACGGCGCGGGTCGGTGTCGCCTACTCGGGCACGTGGGCCGAGAAGCCGTGGCGCTTCTTCGAAACGGGCAGCCGCCACGTCTCCCGCCCGAGCCCGCGACAGATCGGACTAGGCAGCTAA
- a CDS encoding DNA repair exonuclease, which translates to MKFVHAADLHIDSPLRGLTRYEGAPVERARRATREAFERVVALCLTEQAQFLVLAGDVFDGDWKDIGTGLYFVSQLARLRETACRVLLLRGNHDFELTKQLTYAEHVFEFGAAGSKRGKYTHLFEAEGVAFHGVSYAQKKVDKSLLPLYAPPVAGLLNVGVLHTNATGSRDHAAYAPCTVSELVAHGYDYWALGHVHSHAVLHEDPWVVYPGNTQGRSVREVGPKGCVLVESSGDRALDVRFMPTDTMRYFVEEVLLGPEDDTADLYEKVRHRLDDVVARAENSLAAVRLEIKGSCRAHAAIVAERESILGQIRADTIDRGGDVWLEKVKLSTSPAASIEALRAAKGLVAELLTWTDRLRGEDADTERLGLLRALEPLKKKLGRELEELEIVVEDEAWFAGVLDRAEALLAERLTSGAND; encoded by the coding sequence GTGAAGTTCGTTCACGCGGCTGATCTGCACATTGACAGCCCACTCCGTGGTCTAACCCGCTACGAAGGCGCACCTGTCGAGCGGGCTCGACGAGCCACCCGCGAGGCATTCGAGCGCGTCGTGGCATTGTGCCTGACCGAACAAGCGCAGTTTCTCGTGCTGGCGGGCGACGTTTTCGACGGGGATTGGAAGGACATTGGGACCGGTCTCTACTTCGTGAGCCAACTCGCCCGGCTTCGCGAGACGGCATGCCGGGTGCTGCTTCTTCGCGGAAACCACGATTTCGAGCTCACCAAGCAGCTCACGTACGCCGAGCATGTGTTCGAGTTCGGCGCCGCCGGCTCGAAGCGGGGAAAGTACACGCACCTCTTCGAGGCCGAGGGCGTGGCCTTCCACGGTGTGAGCTACGCCCAGAAGAAGGTCGACAAGAGCCTCCTTCCCCTTTACGCGCCACCGGTGGCGGGCCTCCTCAACGTGGGGGTGCTTCACACGAACGCCACGGGGAGTCGCGACCATGCGGCGTACGCCCCGTGCACCGTCTCGGAGCTGGTGGCGCACGGCTATGACTACTGGGCGCTGGGCCACGTGCACTCGCATGCGGTGCTTCACGAGGATCCGTGGGTCGTCTACCCGGGCAACACGCAGGGGCGGAGCGTGCGCGAGGTCGGGCCGAAGGGATGTGTGCTCGTGGAGAGCTCGGGCGATCGCGCGCTGGATGTGCGCTTCATGCCGACGGACACGATGCGCTACTTCGTGGAGGAGGTGCTCCTCGGGCCCGAGGACGATACCGCGGACCTCTACGAGAAGGTGCGCCATCGGCTCGATGACGTGGTGGCGCGGGCGGAGAATTCCCTGGCCGCGGTGCGGCTCGAGATCAAAGGAAGCTGCCGGGCGCACGCGGCCATCGTGGCGGAGCGCGAGTCCATCCTCGGGCAGATCCGCGCCGACACCATCGATCGAGGCGGCGATGTGTGGCTCGAGAAGGTGAAGCTTTCGACCTCGCCGGCTGCGTCGATTGAAGCGCTGCGCGCGGCGAAGGGGCTGGTGGCGGAGCTTCTGACGTGGACGGACCGCCTGCGCGGGGAGGACGCCGACACCGAGCGGCTCGGGCTCTTGCGCGCGCTCGAGCCGCTGAAGAAGAAGCTCGGGCGCGAGCTCGAGGAGCTGGAAATCGTCGTGGAAGACGAGGCATGGTTCGCGGGCGTGCTCGATCGGGCCGAGGCGCTCTTGGCCGAGCGGCTCACGTCGGGTGCAAACGACTGA